ttattcgcaactgatgaattactaaattctactcctgaaactagtaatacactatatgttaactaagttggatttacatttaaaaaaaaaaaagttgacccACCATTTGAGGTGAATTAAGAATTAACTTATATGggttttatattaataaatgtaattattattgaGATTTACTATACACTGGTACTATTTTAGTCACTAAAAATATAGCACtgaaaaaaacaggtaaaaatccTTGTATTAAAGGAGCTTGCAGGGGTATATGCAAATCTGTTGtagtgggggaggaaaagagatatataaagaaaagcaaacaagacaATTTCAGACAATAATAAatgctacaaagaaaataaaacatcttacaaaaaaaaaccacacaaaaaacgGGGAGGGGCATTTTAGATTGGATGGATAGGCAAGACATTACTGAGGAAGTAATGTTTGAAACCTGCAGTAATAAAGACAATGTTGGATAGAACATTCCAGGAAGGATGCAGCAAATGCAAATGTCCTAAACTAGGAACAACCTAGCTGTGTCTGAGAGACAGAAATAAGGTCAGTGAGGTCTGAACACAGTAAAAGATTGTCTGAATGGTAGAAGATAAGGTGggagttcagattttattttatcttatttattttttaagattttatttatttatttgtcagagaaagagagagaacaacacaagcgggggagtggcaggcagagggagaagtaggctccccgaggagcaaggagcccgatgcaggacttgatcccgggaccctgggatcatgacctgagccaaaggaagatgcttaaccgactgaaccacccagtcgTCCTGGATTTTATTTAGTGGGAAGGCAGTGGAGAACTTAAAATCAGTGgaatacattaacattttaaaagattagtcTTGTTTCAGGATGGAAAAACAGGCTGtacaggacaaaagaaaaaaggaaatcaatcaGAAGTCTAGATTAGGAAGGTAGCAGTTGAGGTGGAGAGAAATAGCTTCCCTGTTAACACAGTCAAATATGACAGTGGCTTTATTTTAATTACCATAATGGTCTTCAGAATAAATATATAAGCCATGAATTTAAACACATATACCTAGCTGCTTGCATATGTTCCTTCTATTAGACTGCGAAATAATCATGCtctatttctctttgtatgtTCACAATGCTTTGTCCGTAGTAGTTACTCGGTAAGTGAGGTGGGCAGCAAAACCTCTGAGAAGGGCTGGGGGAGAGTCACATGAGGAAATCCAGGGCTAGGCTCTAGGTGGTCGGAAGCACCACTggctctctctgttcctccctgtGGGATTACTGCTTCCTTGGATAAACGTGCTGGTTATCTGCTTCGCGTAGGGCATgcgcgtgtgcgcacacacacacacacacacacacacacacggattcAATGTCAGATGCAGGGCAGAACTCATCTTACTTGTAAGACTTCTGCACTACAGGACAGTTGCTAAAACACTCACCTGCCGGCCCACTCGGTCAGGGGGAGGCCACAAGGCATCATCCTCTTTGGTAATTTCACTGTCATCAATTATTCTCTTCAGTTCCTCCATTACACTTTTATGTACATAAGcctgaaagcaaattaaaaaatggaacttAAGTTGCATCCCTAAGCAAGTGTTCTGACTCGGATAGTGatgcaagtttaaaaaaaaaaaaatcctactcctAAAACCTAGTTTCTGGCACCTCTATAAGGGGGATGGCATTCAGGCATGAAGAGGGCAGGGCCAGAAGTGCCCAGTGCCTACTCAGACCCCATctacctgtttcttttctttcttttttttttttttaaatattttatttatttgacagagatagagacagccagcgagagagggaacacaagcagggggagtgggagaggaagaagcaggctcatagcggaggagcctgatgcggggctcgatcccataacgccgggatcacagcctgagccgaaggcagacgctcaaccgccgtgccacccaggcgcccccatctacCTGTTTCTACTTCTTGGCACATTCTGCTCACTTGGACCTTCTCCTTGCTTACAGACCCAGCTCACACCTGAACCCAGAACAAAGGATCTGTGAGTAACCCTGGTTATTCCTAACTGATGACACGATAATGAAGAGCAGAGACATGTcttctaaaattcattttgcaTATTAGTCCACATAAAAAAACATAAGGAGACTGACAGGTGTGGGTAAACATAACACTGAATGCTAGTTAAACATAACAGTATGAAAATATATTGACAAGACATCTTCAAATGTGACAAAGTggttaaaaggaaagagaagatttgATGAAGCCTCAGTAGTGTGGCAGGAGTTACACAAAATGGAGCACATGGACTTGAGAGAGGCAGGCACAGCTTTgaactcccactctctctcttgctagcCAGGGTGAGGTGACTTTGAACAAGCCCCATCATTAATATCCGGGCCTTCACTGTAAAGGGTAATAATACCACCCATCAAACAGGCTTACAATCAGggttaaataaaattgtatgtaaAATACCAAGTGCCATGCCTGGCATCTAACCTGCATTCAATGATGGGAACTGCTTTCCCATGCTCCCTTTCCCCcattcaaatgcaaattaaagagCTCTACTGAAAGCTATGAGCCAGGGAATGTACCAAACACTGTaagtataatatatttaattccaTGATAGcactggagggtggggggtggttttattatttctatttctgcagaCAAAGAACAGGGAATTTGCCCAGGGGCACACAGTAAGTAGCAGATTCAGGGTTTAAACCAAGATTTGCAAGGCTTTAAATGACTACCAGTAAGTGATTCAGCactgtgaaagaaaatataaactaaaaggtctaagaaaaattttagaagGTGTCTGTACATATGTCTATACTTCCCTAGTCTTTTTCAATACTACtcccagaaagaacaaaaacaagacaaaaggcTAAATTGTAGTGAAAGAAAGGCTCTCAGAAGGCTCATTACCTCTTTTCTGATCATGACATCATTTTTGTAATTGCTGTTGTTGGCATATCTCAATTTCCCTgtgaggaacaaaaaaaaaaaaggcagtatttattaaaaacatatgaaTAAAGTGTCATTAGCTCACTAAGACGATCAGCTGTTGCTTCAAATGTCTCCTAGCTTTCCCTTCAGTGTCTACCAGATTTACTATTTGTACTTCTGGTGTTCCAACGATACCAGTCTTTTCAGTTCTTCACTTTACGCTATTAAATAGCCTCAAAGCCAAAAATACTGCTGACATTGAATTACAATTCTTGCAAAAGGCAGCTCGGTGTGATTAAAGAACACAAGCAGACTCTTTTGTGACTCCGGCAAATTATATCCCTGCAGGTTAACGTCCTCAGCTGAAAACAGGGAGAGTGATGGTAACTCACTTGCACACAGGGCCTCCTGAGGCTCAAATGAGTTGTGAAAGCAGTTTGAAAACTGTAAACTGCTGTTTACGTACTATTCATGTGACCATGCAACACTCTGATCTATTCCTGTGATGGAAAAGTTGTGGTTTTATCACTAAGCATATCTGGTATACAAGGCcctttgtgtatatgtgtgtccaAAAGGCTAATCTGGGTATATGCTGGGtatgaaggaaaagataaaaggaaacagatgagTTTTTACCTTTGGAATAGAAGGCACACATGTAAACACACTATGTTGTCACACTACCAAACACACTAGCTTGTCATTGTTTGTTTACAACTGGGGCTTGTCAGATTCATCTTTGTGCCCCCATTTAGTGGGAGTTTTCTATCATCTTTGATTCCTTTTCCTTCACCACAGTGGCCCTTCCCCCAGATCTTATCAAACAGCAAAGTCCTATTGGTTCTGTCTCCCATTGTACCCTAAATTCTTCTATCCGCTTTTACTAGCACCCTAGTCCCAAACAACATCCTTTTTGTCTTGACAACTGTAACTGACTCCTAATAAGTAGCCCTGTCTCCACTCTTGCCCATTCTGCACCCAATGATTAAAGCACTTTTTCAGGAAAAGATCAcatctcttctctcctcaaaACTTTCCAATTGCTTCCTgctgcatttagaataaaatccaaactctttgtCATAGCCTGTAAACACCTACATGGTGTGCCCCCTGCCTACTTATCTGACATTGTCTCTTACTTTCCTCCTCAGAGCTCACTACTTCCTCAGCCATATTGGCCACCTAAAACATGCCTACTAGCTCATTCATGCCCTACAGCCTTAACGCTTGTTCCTCCCTCTGTCCAGAATGCTCTTCTTCCCGAGCTTCACAAGGCTGGCGCCTTCTTGTCCATCAGGGTTCAGTTTAAATACTACCTTTTCAGAGAGCGCGCCACCCTGCTTAAAAGCAGCCCACCAGCAATTATTCCATCATTCTGTTTTATGTTCTGACCACTCGTCACTATCTggaatcttttttgttgttgtttatttctcTCCCAGCACCAGAATATACGTTCCATGAGAGGGAACCTCCTGTATCCCAGATTGTGAAAGAGAACCTGGCACAAGGTAGGCAATCAATGTTTGCTTAGTGAAGAATTCTAGTAAAAAAAATGTCACAGAACAGAAGTCCCTGCATATGGAAAGAACCAATGGAGCGGTCACAGGAGTGATCCTTTCAGATCCGCGCCGCAGTCATCAGTCCCTTCCTCTTCTAGCTCCTCGCACATCCCGGAACCCTGGCCTCCCCCCTCACCCCAACCCAGGCCCAGTCCTCGGTCCCGGGGGGCCAAAGGCCGCTCTTACCGTCGGGTCGGAACTCAAACTCCAGAAACTCATGGCCGAATTTGCCCTTATGACCCACATAGTAACGCAAATAAAAGTCACTCTCCATGGTTCACAAGGAGGGACCCGAAACCAAACTTTTATCAGCAAACCCCACCGCCGCTGTTTGCGCCCAACACTGACGTTTACCTGGGCGCGCGGAAGTGACGTCAAGGCAAGGCCGTCGGCCCTGGCTAAACGGCCCCGGTCTCTCCCGCTCCCGGAAGTGGGGGCAAGTCTGGCCCAAGCGCCGGCGGAAACAAAGCGCTTTTCTCCCGAAGGCGGGGTCAATGCAGCCCCGCCCCCTCGGCCCGAGGCGGGATCGAGGCTGAGGCTCGACCCCCGGGTTACTCCCAAGCTTGAGGCTGAAGCAACTGGACCGCCCCTGGGTTTGGGCTGCGGGTCTGGAGCCCTTGCTTCAAGACTTCCGGCTGAGCACCCCGAGTGCTGCGCCCTTTCAGGCTCGATGTCCGTTTAAGTACACCTGACTTGTGTGAGTCGGGCAAAGCTGATAACCGTCCCTGGACCTAGGTCTCAATAATAAAATGGGGTTCAATGAGCTGacctcacaggaaaaaaaaaaaaaaaaaggttaagtgaCCTGACCCCACGGAACACAGCACACGATGTGTCAAAAGTTGGCTGCAACTGTACTTGGCTGTTTACGGACCCCAGTTCAAGGAAACTGTCCCCAGAGATACTTTCCTGAATTCACGGTGGAGATTGGAACTAACTTATTGCCCATTTTatcccttttactttttatttctttttattcctaccTTTCCCTTTCTACTTCACTGGTCTGTAGAGTAGGTGCTGTGAATAGAAGTtaaactgaatatttaatttcCCATTCTCGTTTTCTATGCACTGCTTACCCAGCAGTGATTCCCAGTCCTGGCTGCACAATGGAATCATTTGGGAACatcttaaaaatactgatgcttgGGCCCACCCCAAATCAATTAAGTCCTCTTGTGGTGAACCTAGGCGTTGGTATGTTTTTGCAAAGCACCCCAGATGAGCTGCAGTTGAGGACTGATGCCCAAGAGGCCCTTGTCTTTTCAGGCCAAAGTGGTTGACCTCTGTGAAGTCTTTCTGGCTGTGGAAAAATTTTCCTCCTTGAGTAGGCAAAGGACAATCAAAATCCTAATTATTAGAAGACTTATTTAGCTCATCAAGGTTCCAGCCAGGGGGGAATGAAAACAGTTCCAGAGACAGTGCTGAGATGGCTTCCTTCTTGGGGCCTGGCCACTCTAACTGTATACTATTATGTATTGAGGTCAGTGGTACCTTGATTCTCATTCCCAGTCTTGCCATTACTCCTcttcttcctgaaaaaaattaactggtAGCAGAGTGTAGAGTGGGTGTGATGGGGGAAAATCACTGGAAGCTTGTGTTAAAATAATCCTTGTGCAACTTGATTCATTGTTACGGAAGGTGAACTGATTAATTTTTTGGGCCTCAAGTGTatctttaaaaccaaaaaaataacgTTATACATCTGGCAGGACCGTTGTAAGGATAGGAAACAATATCTTGGAAATTGGGGAAATACTTTGCAAAGTGTAAATTGCTATAAATCCATaaggcattttatttaaaaaaacaaaaacaaaaaacagcactgggggatgcctgagtggctcagtcggttgagcaccagactcttgattttggctcagatcatgatctcggggtcccgggatcaagccctgcaatggcctctgtgctcagcggggagtctgcttgggattctctctctccctctccctcactctatctttaataaatgaataaatcttaaaaaaaagaaaactctggatATGGGTGGTAACAAGGGAATTGtataaaaaagagaagggaaccaCCAGGTATTAAGCACCTAATAAATGTAAATCCATTTACAAATGTTTGTtctttgaatcctcacaacaatcttgtGATAATTGCAATTAAGTATATAGATTCATCAGGTAGTTACCACAAGGTTATTTTCCAAtagtgaaattataaaaattatacaggAACTGCTGAATCTGAGCATCTGCAGATGTGGCAAATAAAAGTTCTGAGAAAATGTAAAGGACACTGGACTCCACTCAGGCTGTAATGTGATCTAGGTTTGGGGGTGTGAGATTACATGGTATAGCTGAAAGAACATGGTCTGTGTATTTGATGTGCCTGAATTCAGCATGATTTACTGCGCATTTACTGTGCTATGTGCCGGGAATACAGTGGTGAGCAAGACAGACCTTACTAGAACTTGCAGAACAGGCAATTAAGGAGTATACAAGCACTTACAATGTAGAGATAAAGGTTACAAATAGGGGAAACACAGAATACTATGGAAGCACATGGGATGGCTCCTAATCCAATCGAGGGGCCTAAGGGAAGTCTTCCTCAAGGAAATATTCCAGATAGAGGGCCCAGAGCTGTGTGGTTAGAAAACAGAATGAGGTTGTGAATATTGTAATGAGgttggagaaggggcagaagcGAAATGGCTTACAAGCCATATTAAGGTATTGAATTTTAATGTAAGGGAAACAAACAGATGAAGAGCCTTAAGCGGGAAAGTAGAAAGGATGGTGGTGACATGACCTATTGGATTCTAGACAAAATCACTCCAGCTGCAGTATTGTAGGAGTAGATTGGGAAATGGAAAGATTAAAAGTATGAAGTACAGGTAGTAGTTGCTAATCTATGATGATGATAGTCCAAGCTAATGGTAACCTGTAGTCAGGCAGTGGCACTGGAGATGATAAATGCGCGTGGGTTTGAGACAAGACACTGATAATGTAAGGGGTGAGTGAAGGAGATTAAGATGTGACCAGAGAGGTAGAGAAAAACCAGGAATATGGTGTCATGTGAGCGCAAACAAGAGTATTCCAAGGAGTGCCAACCATGTTAAATACTGCTTCCGGGTCAAGGAAGATAAGACTGAAAGTGTTTATAAGGTTTATCATCAAGGAGGTCCTGAGTGACCTTGGTAAGAGCAACCTCAGTGTCTGCAagtagaggaggggcagaagtaTTGGTGTGCAAATAGGTAACATTTGCTGTGGAAGCAGAAACTACCTAACCCTAGGAGTTCGGTCTGAGTCTGAGAGAACGGAGGATTTGTGGAGGGAGAGTCCTAAGCCGAGTATCACGGACAAGCAGGAGCTGGCCAGATGAAGACGCAGAGAGCGCCACACGTACCCGGGCGCTGCATGTGCCACAGGTACTTCGGGGATACTAAACGTaaccgtgtgaccttgggcaggtccttcacccatttccttatctaaaatgggaacaataatattGGTAGTATTTATCTCATTTATGTTGAAAACTGGGTACTCATTAGGGACTCAATCATGTCATTAAAGCATCACAGTGAAACAAcactttcagattttaaaaaatgaatttaatctCTCTCTAGAAACAGTGCACTGATTTTACAAATGTTCACATTTGGTTTTTCGTTCACCAAGATGATGTCAGTACAGCTAGTGAGATGCAGCACACTACCCTCTGCTTCTGGAACAGAAACCAGACTGTGAAGGACACTGAGCACAGAAGCTAATGAAACTCGGAATGACAAGACAAAAAGAGCAGAAACCGTTAGTGTGAGCCAACATTCTAACATGCCTGTTACATCAAATATGGTCATTTCAGGGTGTGGGGGGAAGACAAACAAGGAAAATTCATTTGGGTACAATGTGATGGAGTCTACAAAGCAGTACTTCACCCCCAAATTAACAACAGCTGTGTAGaacaaaatgctattttaaaacacATCGTTTGTACAGGTATGTTTTCTCTTGTAGTTTTTGTAAAAAAGTATCAAAACCTTCatgtctttaaatatatatacatatacaggtggcttttttaaaattactttttatagcACAAAGTGTTTGCAAATGCAGAGGGTTTCTGCTGATTCTTGACTATGCACATGGTGCATAGCCTGAATGAACAGAGCTTCCTGATTTCTTATATTAACTGAAAATTTGAAGCTGTAATTCCTCCACCTCTAAGTTCTCCGTATCCTGAAGACCCCCAGTACCCTAACAATACAGTGTGAGAAGACTCCGATACTCTATCTTCATGCATTGATGGGAAAGGAAGTTATTTACTCTGAATGTTTAATTGCTAACTCATTTATATTCTGTGAAATCGTGAGTATGGCTGGAGTTAGGGAGAGGAGTGAGGCTCACATCCTGCGCTTTCTCCCGATTCCCACCAGCACCTGACTAGACAGTGTTTGGGGTTCCCTCCCAAACAAACTTTGGAGATCGAGACTACCCATctccaaaatttcattttctcaacgTTGAGAAAATCTCAGAGGTTCTTGACAACGTGGAGTGCTTCTGTGAAAATTCCATTACCGTTATATTCAAAAAAAGGTCAACTCAAACATATGAAACGCAGTCACTGTTTCCCTTTGGCCACTGGAAAGCTGGAGGCTAAAGACTGTCATGTCTGCAAAGTGCTGGCGATGCATCCTGATGAACTCTCCGTGATGCACTTGGTGCCTCGTACACAAGAAATGACTAAGAAACGTTTGCATAATTGAATCAGAAATTAAACATAAGTATTCTATAAAGTGCTTACATTGAACCTGTCTTTCCATTCAGCCTCATTTCTTGCTAAGTCCCCCTTGAGCCTTTTGCTCATTACAATGAATTACATACAGTTCCTTATAGTTCCCATGCTGTTTCATGCCTGTGTCCTCCCCTGCCTGCAGCATCCTGGACACCCCGACTTAGTTTTTAAGACTTAGCATAAGGTCACTTCTACAATGCTTTCTTGACCCCATTCCTCATCTCCTTACGTAGAAATGacctttctctcctttgtgcCTTAATAGTACTCGGGAAAGAatctattccttttttgtttccacGTGTCTTCCTCTACTGTTACTGTGAGCTCCATTAGGACAGAAAACACTTGAGTGACCTGTCCATCTGCATTGCCCAGCACTTAATTGGTACCTGGCAAATGATTTCAGTGAATGGACTGTAGGATTATGTTTTCAATGGAATCAATACTGCAATCACAGAGAAAATTGGAAGGATCGTAGTACTTATTGCCATAAATTTAATTCCAATCTCATCTTGAGGTTAAAGGTTACCTCaagctattttataaataatcatgCTAtcaagagtaaataaataaaatgttagttttctatttctggaagGCTCTTTCTACCAGTGTCTTCATAATTCCACTGGAAGGATAGGCCATTAAACAGGTAGCAGGTTTGGTACAATGTTCAGGCAGCCCAAAGTAGTCtcctggagaaggaaagggaggaaaaggtcTGGGACCAGTTTCttccaaacagagaaaaaaaaaaagaagtctgctAAATCTTCTACCCTCCTGGCATGATCTCTAggtttccttccagctctgtaGTCCAATGACTATGATCTGTTATTGGCTGTAGACCCACGAGGGCACAGGGGCAAAAGGCAACAGAAATGCAATTACACCTCAAAATGAGGTTCAGACGCCTCCAAGACTAGAGAGGGAGGATGGACCTGACCTCCTCAGATTTCGTCTTACTGACTACCGTCGGACACGTGAGGATTCTGCAGTTGGTCTTCTGTAGTTTGCTCCCACAGCGGCCTCTTCCAAACCGCAGCTGTAGCATAGTCAGGAAACACGCATGTCTCTGAGAAAGCCGTGGTTCATCGTCATTTTGAGGTCTCAGGCTGAGCCATCCTGACTCcattcgttgttgttgttgttgtttttctgtgaaGGCCAGGATCTGACTGAAAGTTTAGAAACTACCCATTAGTCGTTGCTCTCATTTCCCCAGGagattctatttctttggagGCAGGTCATAGAAAAAGTTCCTTGTTTAGGTAAATCTCAAAatgttttttgtcatttttcttcagtcaaaaataattttactttccaTCCTTGAAAGAATAATAGGAAGTGATTAAGCTCCATAGGAGTTGACCACCTGTTCTTAAAATCCTATTTGGTATTGGTCTCTAGGTCAATTGCCTCTCAATGAATGTTTCAGGACTACAACACGTGCATGTCATGCGGAAATTGCTTGTTTACGCAGAGCATAGGGCCGAGGCTCCAGAACACAGTTGTTTTTCTCAGAAGTTAAGAGACCATGAGTGATGTGGAGAAAGGTTCTAGGAGCAGGGTTGCAGAACTCCCGAATGCCTGCCTGGAAATGCGAAGGGTATCAAGCTGGTGAGACCTCTGAGCTTCATTGAGTTGGGGGCTGTTGAGGGGAAGGGTGTCAGAATTTGTTCAATTTGTTCACATGTCTTGTCCCTGGCTGTCTGGTGGGAGTGAAGCGGCAGAACAGCAGAGTTAAGAAAAGATCAGATCTTGGATGAGAGTGCCGGTGGGGACAGAATTCCTTCTGGGACCGCAGGATTAGGTTTTCAATGGTAGACCccacaaagagaaaagagcactTCTCCCACCTCTTCCAACACCCAGGAAAAACACAGAAAGGTGTccatagtgaaaaaaaaatctatacatatacccagaatttttccttttatttacaaaatagtaAACCAAATCCCTGTGTGAACATATATACCCAATATACTATAACGCCGTGTATGCCATTTCCCCCTCGCAGGACTTCAAGTTTGGCCACTTTTTCTGACTTAAGTCAAAAGCTACTTTCATCTATATGAACACACGATGGTAGCAAGCCTGTGTAGTCACCCCCACTTACAGGGAATGGCAGAGAgtaaggggaagggagaaaacgAGATGTAACAGAACCTATCCCACCGTCCTTACTCTCGCCCACTGCGTATCTCAGAGGTTCAGTGCCTGAGCCAGTCTCTACAGAAAACTTGGGCTGTTCTAGAAATGTCTCCATTTAGCTCTCTCTACGAGTAAGGACAGCACCCTGGGAGAGCTTCAGAGGAAACATAATGAATTCAACCCGAGCATCCTGAAGGAAAGGGAAGTTACTTGAAATGtctaactttaaaacaaagagtagCCGAGGTTTGGACATGTTCGCGCCCGAGCTCCCAAGAACTTCTGGCACCGTGTGAAGTCTGCGCACTGGCCTCAGCCACAGGAGAGGAAGCCCAAGTGGGAGTCATAGCAGCCATGGGGC
This window of the Ailuropoda melanoleuca isolate Jingjing chromosome 2, ASM200744v2, whole genome shotgun sequence genome carries:
- the MAGOH gene encoding protein mago nashi homolog, with the translated sequence MESDFYLRYYVGHKGKFGHEFLEFEFRPDGKLRYANNSNYKNDVMIRKEAYVHKSVMEELKRIIDDSEITKEDDALWPPPDRVGRQELEIVIGDEHISFTTSKIGSLIDVNQSKDPEGLRVFYYLVQDLKCLVFSLIGLHFKIKPI